The Acipenser ruthenus chromosome 37, fAciRut3.2 maternal haplotype, whole genome shotgun sequence genome has a window encoding:
- the LOC117397711 gene encoding metal transporter CNNM3: MVAGLADLRVCFTYLFVSGLWLGARGQVAPQVLGLRLEDPGTSVSMRDGVVKAPLKSAFVLRLYGSHLANETWPWVAFAGKEQGEGETSGGDSGASPPPGQDDPCREARLRSASRLQVLGEFLADGDNSGLLTVQTDSGSGASAITTSYYLCVRVGPGDEWAAYQGKDTVFQVQETDASSTHTDAIPVWGLVVGIVLLLVASAVFKGLNLSLLWLDPLELYVLHTCGSEREKKTAQRLQPVRRRGNFLLCALLFLGALGQSALGVLFYRAFNSVAPAVFLCGFLVFTVAELLPHVLCSRYGFRLAPGVAWLAQLTMLLTCPLTCPLALLLDLGLRRDISTCATREKVMDLMRSNSDPYQEFVKEEFSRGALRTKTVQDVLTPLKECFMLQADTVLDFGVMSRIMQSGYTRVPVYEEERSNIVDILYVKDLAMVDPEDRTPLSTITKFYNHPLHFVFDDTKLDAVLEEFKKGKSHLAIVQKVNNEGEGDPFYEVLGLVTLEDVIEEIIKSEILDESDMYMESKVKKTPAPMGTPLGRRREDVSLFKLPDAELKVKTSPQLLLATHRFLSREVDLFSPLRVSEKILLHLLKHPSVNQELKFDPADRLSAAHYLYNRNHPVDYFILILQGRVEVEIGKEGLKFENGAFTYYGVSALTSPSSGHQSPVSTLHQFDFGDSLPSLYCPDYTVRALTDLQLVKVTRLQYSNALAASQVHVSPPNPPDSMELQIVPSSQTRLLNERNAGPVFPECYSIFDTLECFSSHCVHKVSGW; encoded by the exons ATGGTGGCCGGCTTGGCGGACCTACGAGTTTGTTTCACGTACCTGTTTGTCTCCGGCTTGTGGCTCGGCGCCCGCGGCCAGGTCGCCCCGCAAGTGCTGGGGCTCAGACTGGAAGACCCCGGCACGTCCGTGTCTATGAGGGACGGGGTCGTCAAGGCGCCCCTAAAGTCTGCATTCGTGCTGCGGCTGTACGGATCACACCTAGCAAACGAAACCTGGCCCTGGGTAGCGTTTGCGGGCAAGgagcagggggagggagagaCGAGCGGCGGGGACAGCGGCGCGTCTCCTCCCCCGGGACAGGACGACCCGTGTCGGGAAGCGCGACTGAGGAGCGCTTCACGACTTCAGGTGCTGGGAGAGTTCCTAGCCGATGGGGACAACTCCGGTTTGTTGACCGTGCAGACGGACTCCGGCAGCGGTGCCAGCGCGATTACAACAAGCTATTACCTGTGCGTCCGAGTCGGACCCGGGGACGAATGGGCGGCTTACCAGGGCAAAGACACCGTCTTTCAAGTCCAGGAGACCGACGCAAGTTCCACCCACACCGATGCCATCCCGGTGTGGGGGCTAGTGGTCGGCATCGTTCTCCTCCTGGTCGCCTCCGCCGTCTTCAAGGGCTTGAACCTCAGCCTGCTGTGGCTGGACCCGCTGGAGCTGTACGTGCTGCACACCTGCGGATCCGAGAGGGAGAAGAAAACAGCCCAGCGCCTGCAGCCCGTCCGGCGGAGGGGTAACTTTCTGCTCTGCGCCCTTCTCTTCCTCGGCGCCCTGGGGCAGTCCGCTCTCGGTGTCCTGTTCTACCGGGCTTTCAATTCGGTAGCTCCCGCCGTTTTCCTCTGCGGGTTCCTGGTCTTCACCGTAGCAGAGCTGCTCCCACACGTCTTGTGCTCCCGCTACGGGTTCAGGCTGGCCCCGGGGGTGGCGTGGCTGGCGCAGCTGACCATGCTGCTCACCTGCCCGCTCACCTGCCCGCTCGCCCTGCTGCTGGACCTGGGTCTCCGGAGGGACATCAGCACCTGCGCGACCCGCGAGAAGGTGATGGATCTGATGCGATCCAACAGCGACCCGTACCAGGAGTTCGTGAAGGAGGAGTTCAGCCGGGGAGCGCTCCGCACCAAGACCGTGCAGGATGTGCTGACCCCGCTGAAGGAGTGCTTCATGCTGCAGGCCGACACCGTGCTGGACTTCGGGGTCATGTCGCGGATCATGCAGAGCGGCTACACGCGGGTGCCGGTGTACGAGGAGGAGAGGTCCAACATCGTGGACATCCTGTACGTCAAGGACCTGGCCATGGTGGACCCGGAGGACCGGACCCCGCTGAGCACCATCACCAAGTTCTATAATCACCCGCTCCACTTCGTGTTCGACGACACCAAGCTGGACGCCGTGCTGGAGGAGTTTAAGAAAg gtaAGTCTCACCTGGCGATCGTGCAGAAGGTGAATAACGAGGGTGAGGGAGACCCTTTCTATGAGGTGCTGGGGCTGGTCACTCTGGAGGACGTCATCGAGGAGATCATCAAGTCTGAGATCCTGGACGAGTCCGACATGTATA tGGAGTCGAAGGTGAAGAAGACCCCGGCCCCCATGGGGACCCCCCTCGGGAGGCGCAGGGAGGATGTGTCTCTCTTCAAGCTGCCTGACGCAGAGCTCAAGGTCAAGACGTCTCCACAGCTGCTGCTGGCCACCCACCGCTTCCTCTCCAGAG aggtGGATCTCTTCAGTCCTCTCCGTGTCTCGGAGAAGATTCTGCTCCACCTGCTCAAGCACCCGAGCGTCAACCAGGAGCTCAAATTCGACCCAGCGGACCGTCTGAGCGCGGCACACTACCTGTACAACCGGAACCACCCGGTGGACTACTTCATCCTCATCCTGCAG GGTCGAGTGGAGGTGGAGATCGGGAAGGAGGGGCTGAAGTTTGAGAACGGAGCCTTCACCTACTACGGAGTTTCTGCGCTCACATCGCCCTCTTCAG GACACCAGTCCCCTGTGTCCACGCTGCACCAGTTTGATTTCGGGGACAGCCTCCCATCCTTGTACTGTCCTGACTACACGGTGCGCGCGCTCACAGACCTGCAGCTTGTGAAG gTGACTCGGCTGCAGTACTCGAACGCTCTGGCTGCCTCTCAGGTGCACGTctccccccccaacccccccgaCAGCATGGAGCTCCAGATCGTCCCGAGCAGCCAGACCCGGCTGCTGAACGAGAGGAACGCCGGCCCAG TGTTCCCTGAATGCTATTCAATCTTTGACACACTCGAGTGCTTCAGTTCACACTGTGTGCACAAGGTGTCTGGCTGGTAG